From the genome of Nakamurella flavida, one region includes:
- a CDS encoding PIG-L family deacetylase, protein MSEAPEFDHRDQGTAEGLWREALPGLIGPLDDAGLEHLVVLAAHPDDESLGAGGLLARAAARGIDVTVIIATSGEGSHPESPTHTPAGLAEVREAEARAAVAVLAPTAALQFLRLPDGGLAGHAVELTRALERRVAAGGTGTWLAAPLRGDGHTDHDAAGLAAADVAERTGCALLEYPIWLWHWGSPGNALLTGAVALTLTGSELETKRRALQDYRSQVLPLSDAPGDEAVVPPAFREHFDRDVEVFLVSGLGAGSRVAASGGARGGESLDRAFFDDFYTGGADPWGFEDRWYERRKRAVTLAALPRARFRRAFEPGCSIGVLTAELAPRCDELLSTDIAQAPLERARQRLAGSPHVRFEQRTVPRDWPAGLFDLIVVSEIGYYCSRADLAELVRRSAEALTPDGVLLTCHWRHPVADYPLRGDEVQAAFRASSGLTVIAEHVEADFRLDLLVRPVSRPGIGS, encoded by the coding sequence GTGAGCGAGGCACCGGAGTTCGACCACCGGGACCAGGGCACGGCCGAGGGACTGTGGCGGGAGGCCCTGCCGGGACTGATCGGGCCCCTGGACGACGCCGGTCTCGAGCACCTCGTGGTGCTCGCCGCCCATCCCGACGACGAGAGCCTGGGCGCCGGTGGACTGCTCGCCCGGGCGGCGGCCCGGGGCATCGACGTCACGGTGATCATCGCGACCTCGGGCGAGGGGTCGCACCCGGAATCTCCCACCCACACCCCGGCCGGCCTGGCCGAGGTCCGCGAGGCCGAGGCCCGGGCGGCGGTGGCCGTGCTCGCCCCGACCGCGGCGCTGCAGTTCCTGCGCCTGCCCGACGGCGGGCTGGCCGGTCACGCCGTCGAGCTGACCCGGGCGCTCGAACGGCGGGTGGCGGCCGGCGGCACCGGGACGTGGCTGGCCGCACCGCTGCGCGGGGACGGGCACACCGATCACGACGCCGCCGGGCTGGCGGCCGCCGATGTCGCCGAGCGCACCGGCTGCGCCCTGCTGGAGTACCCGATCTGGTTGTGGCACTGGGGTTCTCCGGGCAATGCCCTGCTGACGGGAGCGGTCGCCCTGACGCTGACCGGGTCCGAGCTGGAGACCAAGCGCCGGGCCCTGCAGGACTACCGCAGTCAGGTGCTGCCGCTGTCCGACGCTCCCGGGGACGAGGCGGTGGTGCCGCCGGCGTTCCGCGAGCACTTCGACCGCGACGTCGAGGTGTTCCTGGTTTCCGGACTGGGAGCCGGCAGCCGGGTCGCCGCGTCCGGTGGTGCCCGTGGCGGGGAGAGCCTGGACCGGGCCTTCTTCGACGACTTCTACACCGGCGGCGCGGACCCGTGGGGGTTCGAGGACCGGTGGTACGAGCGCCGCAAGCGGGCGGTGACCCTCGCCGCGCTGCCCCGGGCGCGCTTCCGTCGGGCGTTCGAACCGGGCTGCTCGATCGGCGTGCTGACCGCGGAGCTGGCGCCCCGGTGCGACGAGCTGCTGTCCACCGACATCGCGCAGGCCCCGCTGGAGCGGGCCCGGCAGCGGCTCGCCGGGTCGCCGCACGTCCGCTTCGAGCAGCGGACGGTCCCGCGGGACTGGCCGGCGGGGCTGTTCGACCTGATCGTCGTCTCCGAGATCGGCTACTACTGCTCGCGGGCCGATCTGGCCGAGCTGGTCCGCCGGTCGGCGGAGGCGCTGACCCCCGACGGGGTGCTGCTGACCTGCCACTGGCGGCATCCGGTGGCCGACTACCCGCTGCGCGGCGACGAGGTGCAGGCCGCGTTCCGCGCGTCGTCGGGGCTGACGGTGATCGCCGAGCACGTCGAGGCCGATTTCCGGCTGGACCTGCTGGTCCGACCGGTGTCCCGTCCCGGGATCGGGTCGTGA
- a CDS encoding acyl-CoA/acyl-ACP dehydrogenase, translating into MPVVGDAARLLTGLAVAAAATGGSATAALGAAVRTGAELPPPGAGATALRWSALATLAAADLTAARVAEAHLDALAILAEAGDPDLPGVPGVGADSSWGVFAAEGPGVRVDARATGSGADDGAGGGADSGVGRGADEGSWVLDGTKPWCSLAGSLSHALITAHTPDGRRLFAVTLQDGAGPTATVRVHQDGWVSRGLADVRSGPIDLLGAPGAPVGAAGWYLQRPGFAWGGMGVAACWYGGAVGIARALRRAVAEPGHRAGDQIGQMHLGAVDAQLFAARTVLAAAASAIDAGRADGAAGAVLALRVRAVVASAAQTALDRAARCLGPAPLALDEEHARRVADLQIYLRQQHAERDDAALGRQVSTTAAETGAGW; encoded by the coding sequence GTGCCCGTCGTCGGCGACGCCGCGCGCCTGCTGACCGGTCTCGCGGTGGCCGCCGCGGCCACCGGCGGGTCGGCCACGGCCGCCCTCGGCGCCGCCGTGCGCACGGGTGCGGAGCTCCCGCCCCCGGGCGCGGGCGCCACCGCGCTGCGCTGGTCCGCCCTGGCCACCCTGGCCGCCGCCGACCTCACCGCGGCCCGGGTCGCCGAGGCCCATCTCGACGCCCTCGCGATCCTGGCCGAGGCGGGTGACCCGGACCTGCCCGGCGTTCCGGGGGTCGGCGCCGACTCCAGCTGGGGGGTGTTCGCGGCCGAGGGTCCCGGGGTCCGGGTGGACGCCCGGGCCACCGGCAGCGGTGCCGACGACGGAGCCGGCGGGGGTGCCGACAGCGGTGTCGGCAGGGGTGCCGACGAGGGGAGCTGGGTGCTGGACGGCACCAAGCCCTGGTGCTCGTTGGCGGGGTCGCTCAGCCACGCGCTGATCACCGCCCACACCCCGGACGGCCGGCGCCTGTTCGCGGTGACCCTCCAGGACGGGGCCGGCCCCACCGCGACCGTCCGCGTACACCAGGACGGGTGGGTGTCGCGGGGGCTGGCCGACGTCCGCTCGGGCCCCATCGACCTGCTGGGCGCGCCCGGTGCGCCCGTCGGCGCGGCCGGGTGGTACCTGCAACGTCCCGGGTTCGCCTGGGGCGGGATGGGCGTGGCGGCCTGCTGGTACGGCGGCGCCGTCGGGATCGCCCGCGCGCTGCGTCGGGCCGTGGCCGAACCCGGGCACCGGGCGGGCGACCAGATCGGCCAGATGCACCTGGGCGCGGTGGACGCGCAGCTGTTCGCGGCCCGCACGGTGCTGGCCGCGGCGGCATCCGCGATCGACGCCGGCCGGGCCGACGGGGCGGCCGGGGCCGTGCTCGCCCTGCGGGTGCGGGCGGTGGTGGCCTCGGCCGCGCAGACCGCGCTGGACCGGGCCGCCCGCTGTCTCGGGCCGGCCCCGCTCGCGCTGGACGAGGAGCACGCCCGTCGGGTCGCGGATCTGCAGATCTACCTTCGACAGCAGCACGCCGAGCGGGACGACGCGGCCCTGGGGCGACAGGTGTCCACGACGGCAGCAGAGACGGGAGCGGGATGGTGA
- a CDS encoding glycosyltransferase — MNAPRRNDRRIDVVAVVVPARDEQDRLPGCLLALSAAARAVQALPVAPRVRVLVVQDRCTDGTGRVVASWPEVETVLTSVGRVGGARAAGIARILQTEAAAGVPAERVWIACTDADSLVPATWLHTHLRHARAGDDLLLGMVRLHGDDLSAAAMRDFAARHPARDGHPHVHGANLGVRGDAYRAAGGFPDVAEHEDVLLSRAVRDGGGRVAAVAASPVLTSARLHGRLAGGMSGYLREMVASVEPRWRPSA, encoded by the coding sequence GTGAACGCACCCCGGCGGAACGACCGGCGCATCGACGTGGTGGCGGTGGTGGTCCCCGCGCGTGACGAGCAGGACCGGTTGCCCGGGTGCCTGCTGGCGCTGTCCGCCGCGGCCCGCGCCGTGCAGGCCCTCCCCGTCGCACCCCGCGTGCGGGTGCTGGTCGTGCAGGACCGGTGCACCGACGGGACCGGGCGGGTGGTCGCGTCCTGGCCGGAGGTGGAGACGGTGCTGACCTCGGTCGGCCGGGTCGGCGGCGCCCGCGCCGCCGGCATCGCCCGGATCCTGCAGACCGAGGCGGCCGCCGGGGTGCCGGCCGAACGGGTCTGGATCGCCTGCACGGACGCCGACTCGCTGGTCCCCGCCACCTGGCTGCACACGCACCTGCGGCACGCCCGGGCCGGTGACGACCTCCTGCTGGGCATGGTGCGGCTGCACGGCGACGACCTCTCCGCCGCGGCCATGCGGGACTTCGCGGCCCGACACCCGGCCCGCGACGGACATCCGCACGTGCACGGCGCCAACCTCGGGGTCCGGGGGGACGCCTACCGCGCCGCCGGCGGTTTCCCCGATGTCGCCGAGCACGAGGACGTGCTGCTGAGCCGGGCGGTCCGGGACGGCGGCGGGCGGGTCGCCGCCGTCGCCGCCAGTCCGGTGCTCACCAGTGCCCGCCTGCACGGTCGGCTGGCCGGGGGGATGTCCGGCTACCTCCGCGAGATGGTCGCCTCGGTGGAACCGCGGTGGCGGCCGTCCGCCTGA
- a CDS encoding DUF3592 domain-containing protein produces the protein MPDWIALLIPLVPLLALMVILFVAARRARVRRRIATVPRGWIRTLGVVVSEREFSRSQLDLHGDRFRVQVRQPVISFKDPAGREITFPSRIFAAAMPRPGAFVEVLYDPTDPTRARIAPESVPTVGRSVSTWTLVVGMVVAVVLFLGVLATGIAFLNA, from the coding sequence GTGCCCGACTGGATCGCCCTGCTGATCCCGCTCGTGCCGTTGCTCGCGCTGATGGTCATCCTGTTCGTCGCCGCCCGCCGGGCCCGGGTCCGGCGGCGCATCGCCACTGTCCCGCGGGGCTGGATCCGCACCCTCGGGGTGGTGGTCAGCGAGCGCGAGTTCTCCCGTTCGCAACTGGACCTGCACGGCGACCGGTTCCGGGTCCAGGTCCGGCAACCGGTGATCAGCTTCAAGGACCCGGCCGGCCGGGAGATCACCTTCCCCTCGCGCATCTTCGCCGCGGCCATGCCCCGGCCCGGGGCGTTCGTCGAGGTGCTCTACGACCCCACCGACCCCACCCGGGCGCGCATCGCCCCGGAGTCGGTGCCCACCGTGGGCCGATCGGTCTCCACCTGGACCCTGGTGGTCGGCATGGTGGTGGCCGTCGTGCTCTTCCTCGGTGTCCTGGCCACCGGGATCGCCTTCCTCAACGCCTGA
- the kynU gene encoding kynureninase → MTSTLPATATSREDAAALDVADPLAHFRDRYLPLAPGVTAYLDGNSLGRPLAAIAERSDAFIREQWAGRLIRGWSEGWMELPEQVGDELAAATLGAAAGQTLIADSTTINFYKTLRAALALRPDRTRIVIDRDHFPTNRFVVESVVRDLGLEIAWLPGSVDGGVTVDALAEVLDERVAVVALSHVAYRSGHLADAAAITAATHRAGALVVWDLCHSVGACEIELDAWEVDFAVGCTYKFVGAGPGAPAFLYAAARHHDRLDQPLWGWLGRADPFEMEQGYRPAPGIRSMMSGTPSIPGVLAVREGARVIAEAGMPAVRAKAVALTELVVELADSWLAPEGFTLASPRDPARRGGHVSVARADARQVCAALVEAGVLPDFRTPDVVRLGVSPLPASFVEVWDALAVMREIGR, encoded by the coding sequence GTGACCAGCACCCTGCCCGCCACCGCCACCAGCCGCGAGGACGCCGCCGCCCTGGACGTGGCCGACCCGCTGGCGCACTTCCGCGACCGGTATCTCCCGCTGGCCCCGGGGGTGACGGCCTACCTGGACGGCAACTCCCTCGGCCGCCCACTGGCCGCCATCGCGGAGCGGTCCGACGCCTTCATCCGGGAGCAGTGGGCGGGGCGACTGATCCGCGGCTGGAGCGAGGGCTGGATGGAGCTGCCCGAACAGGTCGGCGACGAGCTCGCGGCCGCCACCCTGGGCGCCGCCGCCGGGCAGACGCTGATCGCGGACTCCACCACGATCAACTTCTACAAGACCCTGCGGGCCGCGCTCGCCCTGCGTCCCGACCGCACCCGCATCGTCATCGACCGGGACCACTTCCCCACCAACCGGTTCGTGGTCGAGTCCGTCGTGCGCGACCTCGGCCTGGAGATCGCCTGGCTGCCCGGTTCGGTGGACGGCGGGGTCACCGTGGACGCCCTGGCCGAGGTGCTGGACGAGCGCGTGGCCGTCGTCGCGCTCAGCCACGTCGCCTACCGTTCCGGCCATCTCGCCGACGCCGCTGCGATCACCGCGGCCACCCACCGTGCCGGGGCGCTCGTGGTCTGGGACCTCTGCCACTCGGTCGGTGCCTGCGAGATCGAGTTGGACGCCTGGGAGGTCGATTTCGCCGTCGGCTGCACCTACAAGTTCGTCGGCGCGGGACCCGGCGCGCCCGCCTTCCTCTACGCCGCCGCCCGGCACCACGACCGGCTCGACCAACCGCTGTGGGGCTGGCTCGGCCGGGCCGACCCGTTCGAGATGGAACAGGGTTACCGGCCCGCTCCGGGCATCCGCTCGATGATGTCCGGGACGCCCTCGATCCCCGGGGTGCTCGCCGTCCGCGAGGGCGCCCGGGTCATCGCCGAGGCCGGCATGCCGGCCGTCCGCGCGAAGGCCGTCGCCCTCACCGAGCTCGTCGTCGAACTGGCCGACTCCTGGTTGGCCCCGGAGGGTTTCACGCTGGCCTCGCCGCGGGACCCGGCCCGCCGCGGTGGGCACGTCAGCGTCGCCCGCGCCGACGCCCGCCAGGTGTGCGCCGCCCTCGTGGAAGCCGGTGTGCTGCCGGACTTCCGGACCCCGGACGTGGTGCGCCTGGGGGTCTCCCCGCTGCCGGCGTCCTTCGTCGAGGTCTGGGACGCGCTGGCGGTGATGCGCGAGATCGGTCGGTGA
- a CDS encoding SDR family oxidoreductase translates to MNVVIAGGHGKIALALSRLLAERGDRVIGLVRGHDHDDDLLAVGANPERFDLENDTADDLVGTLRGADAVVFAAGAGPDSGAARKDTVDRGGAVLLADAAQAAGVRRYLMVSAAGADGPADPGWGEVFTAYMAAKRAADDDLRARDLDWTVLRPGRLTDGAGTGRVALSAEPAPGEVPREDVAAVLLALLDRPETAGHTLELIGGDIAVEQAVAAVG, encoded by the coding sequence ATGAACGTCGTCATCGCCGGAGGCCACGGCAAGATCGCCCTGGCCCTGTCCCGCCTGCTGGCCGAGCGGGGTGACCGGGTCATCGGCCTGGTCCGCGGACACGATCACGACGACGACCTGCTCGCGGTGGGCGCGAACCCGGAACGGTTCGACCTGGAGAACGACACCGCCGACGACCTGGTCGGCACGCTGCGCGGAGCGGACGCGGTCGTCTTCGCCGCGGGTGCCGGTCCGGACAGCGGAGCCGCCCGCAAGGACACCGTGGACCGCGGCGGGGCGGTGCTGCTCGCCGATGCGGCGCAGGCGGCCGGCGTCCGCCGGTACCTGATGGTCTCCGCCGCCGGCGCGGACGGCCCCGCCGATCCCGGCTGGGGCGAGGTGTTCACGGCCTACATGGCGGCGAAGAGGGCCGCCGACGACGACCTGCGCGCCCGTGACCTGGACTGGACGGTGCTCCGGCCGGGCCGACTGACCGATGGGGCCGGGACCGGCCGGGTGGCCCTGAGCGCAGAGCCGGCGCCCGGCGAGGTGCCCCGCGAGGACGTCGCCGCGGTGCTGCTGGCCCTGCTGGACCGCCCGGAGACCGCCGGGCACACCCTGGAGCTGATCGGAGGCGACATCGCCGTCGAGCAGGCGGTCGCCGCCGTCGGCTGA
- a CDS encoding PaaX family transcriptional regulator, with protein MTAPGRRTPGSLIETFAGLHLRRLGGWIAVADLIAVLAPAGVGGPAVRQALVRIKARGLLAAQSRGGVAGYLLTGAGAADLARGDGRIFRYGAFDADVSAGWVLAVFSVPETDRAARHRLRAELTWLGFGTVGPGVWVAPANLAAPAREQLRDADLDRFVTWFTGHGPDPAPVAQWWDLAGLAAMYRDFLGDWETGGRVDPDSPAVRPATDGRVFADHLHLVDHWRQFPRLDPGLPIGLLPADWPGAAAWRVFSSLHTRWSTPATRYVDTVVRPTPPAG; from the coding sequence GTGACGGCGCCGGGGCGCCGCACGCCGGGCTCGCTGATCGAGACCTTCGCCGGGCTGCACCTGCGCCGGCTGGGCGGCTGGATCGCCGTGGCCGACCTGATCGCCGTCCTGGCGCCCGCCGGAGTCGGCGGGCCGGCCGTCCGACAGGCCCTGGTCCGCATCAAGGCCCGCGGGCTGCTGGCCGCGCAGAGCCGCGGGGGCGTGGCGGGCTACCTGCTCACCGGGGCCGGGGCGGCCGACCTGGCCCGCGGGGACGGGCGGATCTTCCGGTACGGCGCGTTCGACGCCGACGTGAGCGCCGGTTGGGTGCTGGCCGTGTTCTCCGTCCCGGAGACCGACCGCGCCGCCCGGCACCGGCTGCGGGCCGAACTGACCTGGCTGGGCTTCGGGACGGTCGGCCCCGGGGTGTGGGTGGCGCCGGCGAACCTGGCCGCACCCGCCCGTGAGCAGCTGCGGGACGCCGATCTGGACCGGTTCGTCACCTGGTTCACCGGACACGGACCGGATCCTGCCCCGGTCGCGCAGTGGTGGGACCTGGCCGGCCTGGCCGCGATGTACCGGGACTTCCTCGGCGACTGGGAGACCGGCGGCCGCGTCGACCCCGATTCCCCCGCGGTCCGGCCGGCGACCGACGGGCGCGTCTTCGCCGACCACCTGCACCTGGTCGACCACTGGCGCCAGTTCCCCCGGCTGGACCCGGGCCTCCCGATCGGTCTGCTGCCGGCGGACTGGCCGGGGGCGGCGGCCTGGCGGGTGTTCAGCAGCCTGCACACGCGCTGGTCGACACCGGCGACGCGATACGTGGACACGGTCGTCCGCCCGACGCCGCCGGCGGGCTGA
- a CDS encoding ABC-F family ATP-binding cassette domain-containing protein yields the protein MSATLIARGVGVAHGDRTVFAGLDLTVGPGDVVGLVGANGAGKSTLLRLLAGLTAPDEGTLDLAPADATVGYLPQEVERRAGEDVVEFLTRSTGVGAAQAEMDAAAEDLGAGVDGADDRYAIALDRWLALGAADLDERIDAALVEVGLVPVSGEPARDLAMTALSGGQAARVGLALLLLARFEVFLLDEPTNDLDLDGLDRLERFVQERAAGGSTVVLVSHDREFLARCVTIVVELDLAQQQIAVYRGGYQAYLAEREVARRHAREAYEEYAERKSDLQERGRTQRAWMDKGLRAAAKKSKDNDKISRGHRVEQTEKQAAKASQTDRLIERLTEVAEPRKEWTLQYSIKAAARSGSVVLAARGATVRRGEFVLGPVDLQIDAGDRIAVTGPNGGGKSTLLALLLGRLAPDTGTVTRGSSVAIGEIDQARALLGTAAGGGGSLLAAFEVLLPDERPEEIRTLLAKFGLGADHVVRDDSSLSPGERTRAALALLQARGVNLLVLDEPTNHLDLPAIEQLEQALNAYPGTFLLVTHDRRMLETVRVDRRWDVRAGRVTES from the coding sequence ATGAGTGCCACGTTGATCGCCCGCGGGGTCGGGGTCGCCCATGGTGACCGCACCGTGTTCGCCGGGTTGGACCTGACGGTCGGGCCGGGCGACGTGGTCGGCCTGGTCGGGGCGAACGGGGCCGGCAAGTCGACCCTGCTGCGGCTGCTGGCCGGGCTGACCGCCCCCGACGAGGGCACCCTGGACCTCGCTCCGGCCGACGCGACCGTCGGCTACCTGCCGCAGGAGGTCGAGCGGCGGGCCGGCGAGGACGTCGTGGAGTTCCTCACCCGCTCCACCGGGGTCGGTGCCGCGCAGGCCGAGATGGACGCCGCGGCCGAGGATCTCGGTGCCGGCGTGGACGGCGCCGACGACCGGTACGCCATCGCCCTGGACCGGTGGCTGGCCCTGGGCGCGGCCGATCTGGACGAGCGGATCGACGCCGCCCTCGTCGAGGTCGGGCTGGTGCCGGTGAGCGGCGAGCCGGCCCGCGATCTGGCCATGACGGCGCTGTCCGGCGGGCAGGCGGCCCGGGTCGGTCTGGCCCTGCTGCTGCTCGCCCGGTTCGAGGTGTTCCTGCTGGACGAGCCGACCAACGATCTGGACCTGGACGGCCTGGACCGGCTCGAGCGCTTCGTCCAGGAGCGGGCCGCGGGCGGGTCGACGGTGGTGCTGGTCTCGCACGACCGCGAGTTCCTGGCCCGCTGCGTGACGATCGTCGTGGAGCTCGATCTGGCCCAGCAGCAGATCGCCGTCTACCGCGGCGGCTACCAGGCCTATCTGGCCGAGCGGGAGGTCGCCCGCCGGCACGCCCGGGAGGCCTACGAGGAGTACGCCGAGCGCAAGTCCGACCTGCAGGAGCGCGGCCGCACGCAGCGGGCGTGGATGGACAAGGGCCTGCGTGCAGCGGCGAAGAAGTCCAAGGACAACGACAAGATCAGCCGCGGGCACCGGGTCGAGCAGACCGAGAAGCAGGCGGCCAAGGCCAGTCAGACCGACCGGCTGATCGAGCGGCTCACCGAGGTGGCCGAGCCGCGCAAGGAATGGACCCTGCAGTACTCCATCAAGGCCGCCGCGCGGTCGGGCAGCGTGGTGCTGGCCGCCCGCGGTGCCACGGTCCGGCGGGGCGAGTTCGTCCTGGGGCCGGTCGATCTGCAGATCGACGCGGGGGACCGGATCGCGGTGACCGGCCCGAACGGCGGCGGCAAGAGCACCCTGCTGGCCCTGCTGCTCGGCCGGCTGGCCCCGGACACCGGCACCGTGACCCGGGGGTCCTCGGTGGCGATCGGGGAGATCGACCAGGCGCGCGCGTTGCTGGGCACCGCCGCCGGCGGGGGCGGCAGCCTGCTGGCCGCGTTCGAGGTGCTGCTGCCGGACGAGCGCCCGGAGGAGATCCGCACCCTGCTGGCGAAGTTCGGGCTGGGCGCCGACCACGTCGTCCGGGACGACTCGTCGCTGTCGCCGGGGGAGCGCACCCGCGCCGCCCTCGCCCTCCTGCAGGCCCGTGGGGTGAATCTGCTGGTGCTCGACGAGCCCACCAACCACCTGGACCTGCCGGCCATCGAGCAGCTGGAGCAGGCGTTGAACGCTTACCCGGGCACCTTCCTGCTGGTCACCCACGATCGCCGGATGCTGGAGACGGTCCGGGTCGACCGGCGCTGGGACGTCCGGGCGGGACGGGTCACCGAGAGCTGA
- a CDS encoding DUF427 domain-containing protein gives MATATWNGVVIAESDATEIVEGNHYFPADSVRQDVLVPSATTTVCPWKGTASYWTLSVDGEQNTDAAWFYPEPKEAAAQIAGHVAFWKGVTVTD, from the coding sequence ATGGCTACCGCAACCTGGAACGGCGTGGTGATCGCGGAGAGCGACGCCACCGAGATCGTCGAGGGCAACCACTACTTCCCGGCCGACTCGGTCCGGCAGGACGTGCTGGTGCCCAGCGCCACCACGACCGTGTGCCCCTGGAAGGGCACGGCGTCGTACTGGACGCTGTCCGTGGACGGCGAGCAGAACACCGACGCGGCCTGGTTCTACCCGGAGCCCAAGGAGGCCGCGGCGCAGATCGCCGGGCACGTCGCGTTCTGGAAGGGCGTCACCGTCACCGACTGA